In one window of Scylla paramamosain isolate STU-SP2022 chromosome 38, ASM3559412v1, whole genome shotgun sequence DNA:
- the LOC135091692 gene encoding uncharacterized protein LOC135091692 isoform X1: protein MKDLARVVHVRSAFSHLYLHPATSHTPESKAMSPRPEDSPISSPRTRSPAKGVRTGGVSCAGPDALSMLNMLAEVASVTLHTDPSVTDTSQACRVKAGSTTSRRPSDYDLLTLDHVSGMTDNLLLKLFAEFESNEMWKRFTYTCGMLPAACSKYFQSFGSEHKARSGMKAHLQTHLKSLLEVHKSGQSRQSYLLESVPARKRRLAQQDPTGGRKRGNTGYGRANKSSGTPKTQVRDGDACNKVKKMPPASKEKENEAVRKKDDAPATSEWGSDDAPLDIIKEEIKVVIMSETKPKRKLESGREGKVRAKKVKATANPHIPESDVNDNNNNSDIKPVAKMPVIKQECKKEAERPPIQQVVSHDHGYLKASPVKWDSEQAETRPAEHQPTKESAHRNQTQASSQVAWGGSAMDGSVSCLQVREEQQPEDHSTLLHQHMNEELQGGIMAQECGSAGTPLPVVGCEVEFTPDQHYKVMRSADLPVVYDHNNPSADMDGVAKVIERDEYKVRKKPKGRAKFIGQSKAEKEMALKLITEIRSQSVMALETLECKICHPPRLFTAPSTLLSHYRSHAGIRPYECRICEAVFTRQHSLNYHMLIHTNQTRFTCSDCGRKFRHPSHFKEHRRRHTGESPYECSDCLMRFKTRNTYKRHLRTRHDKLLTTQGTIIILSQEEADRMKKSQGRKPRRPRQPLKIISPEAAAQMEEEQVWTDFEEGDREEEEEEEEEEEEEEEEEEEGPNYGEVLQSSKQKGEAGSYQVTSDNVVMSLGMKQVSNGKTGLLVKSKKISDKSNISQVKHIEQVKEWKNPLQGDLRQSSKNNNHHEIVEEEVVMDCTSGGDLRTYVFQPPPEHNTLPKVNIRSSWNTINIDLKSLEMASELIIPESTSEETVEGPLTEMKTELTNMDTGCKEVVGDSINPEEVITICSNMDTVSEEVDNPRTIQPPSSNPDWFTVKKPIKCYTRSGYGVADLHDTVHATTSCAQPDSKTSNNSQGVYVVEYVDSNDGRLAKVYRANASLVPKSVQQGSIQVPQVISVPSRGPIPVIVSSGSDRPSASITVPASSIRTTSKQVPQVVPDAGLQDPATGISSPTNNRLTTSYNKALIHKQVVNNVGKNNAIKSEGLISCRDPQSPTVTLHSSPSVVVTTVPHVPEAQQLPESHAKLFPWSSQPLSDNNQVTTYSVGTGAEGTDTLKNDASNVQERNHLTYPLINQEAEQYVGVQDDILLEDVEIIESLNIGDDEIIVSTGIVGDGVQSVCVAENLNQLTGVSESDSARVEGLEPREAGVLQSTTQYVDQLLHHNVMVTNEQNTSTTQDTSPPPVNMGVVHKVASTLQA from the exons ATGAAGGATTTGGCGCGCGTGGTCCATGTCAGGTCCGCATTTTCACACCTTTACCTGCATCCTGCCACATCTCACACACCAG AGTCCAAAGCCATGTCCCCCCGTCCGGAAGACTCCCCCATATCCAGTCCCCGCACTCGCTCCCCAGCGAAGGGGGTGAGGACAGGAGGAGTGAGCTGTGCTGGGCCAGATGCTCTCTCTATGCTGAACATGCTGGCTGAGGTGGCATCCGTCACCTTACACACTGATCCTTCCGTCACTGACACCTCCCAGGCTTGCAGGGTGAAG GCCGGTAGCACCACCAGCCGGAGACCCAGTGATTATGACTTGCTCACTCTTGACCATGTGTCAGGCATGACAGACAACCTCCTCCTCAAGCTGTTTGCTGAGTTTGAGTCTAATGAAATGTGGAAGCGCTTCACATACACATGTGGAATGCTGCCTGCTGCCTGTTCCAAGTACTTCCAGAGCTTTGGGAGTGAGCACAAAGCAAGGAGTGGCATGAAGGCTCATCTCCAGACACACCTCAAATCCCTCCTGGAAGTGCACAAGA GTGGTCAGAGCCGGCAGAGCTACTTACTAGAGTCTGTACCAGCTCGAAAGAGACGCCTTGCTCAGCAAGACCCTACAGGAGGCAGAAAGCGTGGCAACACAGGGTATGGTCGGGCCAACAAGTCATCTGGTACTCCAAAGACTCAGGTACGAGATGGAGATGCATGTAACAAGGTGAAGAAGATGCCCCCAGCaagcaaagagaaggaaaatgaagctGTGAGAAAGAAGGATGATGCTCCAGCCACAAGTGAATGGGGCAGTGATGATGCACCCCTGGACATCATCAAGGAGGAGATCAAGGTGGTTATCATGAGTGAGACTAAACCAAAGAGGAAGCTGGAGAGTGGGCGTGAAGGGAAAGTCCGTGCCAAAAAGGTGAAGGCAACTGCTAACCCTCACATCCCTGAAAGTGATgttaatgacaacaacaacaattcagaTATAAAGCCTGTGGCCAAG ATGCCAGTGATAAAACAAGAATGTAAGAAGGAAGCTGAGCGGCCACCCATCCAGCAGGTTGTGTCTCATGACCATGGGTATCTCAAGGCATCTCCAGTGAAGTGGGACTCAGAACAAGCAGAGACAAGACCTGCAGAACACCAACCCACTAAAGAGAGTGCCCACAGGAACCAAACTCAGGCTTCCTCACAG GTGGCTTGGGGTGGAAGTGCAATGGATGGGTCCGTAAGTTGCCTTCAAGTCCGGGAGGAGCAGCAGCCAGAGGACCACTCAACTTTGCTCCACCAGCACATGAATGAGGAGCTGCAGGGAGGAATT ATGGCCCAAGAGTGTGGCAGTGCTGGAACACCCCTGCCAGTTGTGGGCTGTGAGGTTGAATTCACACCAGATCAACACTACAAAGTAATGCGTTCCG CGGATCTTCCTGTAGTGTACGACCACAACAATCCCTCAGCTGACATGGATGGGGTGGCCAAGGTGATTGAGAGGGACGAGTACAAAGTGCGCAAGAAGCCCAAGGGACGAGCAAAGTTCATAGGACAAAGCAAG GCAGAGAAGGAGATGGCCTTGAAGCTGATAACAGAGATCCGATCCCAGTCTGTGATGGCTCTGGAGACGCTGGAGTGCAAGATCTGCCACCCTCCTCGCCTGTTCACGGCCCCGTCCACCTTGCTGTCTCATTACCGCAGCCATGCAG GCATCCGTCCCTATGAGTGCCGCATATGTGAGGCAGTCTTCACGCGGCAGCACTCGCTCAACTACCACATGCTGATCCACACCAACCAGACTCGCTTCACCTGCAGTGACTGCGGCCGCAAGTTCCGTCACCCATCTCACTTCAAGGAGCACCGTCGGCGCCACACAGGAGAGTCGCCCTATGAGTGCTCTGACTGCCTCATGAG GTTCAAGACCAGGAACACTTACAAACGACACTTACGGACTCGGCACGATAAGCTGCTCACCACCCAGGgcaccatcatcatcctgtCACAGGAAGAGGCAGACCGCATGAAGAAATCTCAGGGCCGCAAACCTCGCAGGCCCCGACAGCCCCTCAAAATAATAAGTCCAGAAGCTGCTGCccaaatggaggaggagcaggtatGGACTGATTTTGAGGAAGGGGAccgtgaagaagaggaggaggaggaggaggaagaagaggaggaggaggaagaggaagaggaaggacccAACTATGGTGAGGTACTACAGTCCAGTAAGCAGAAAGGTGAGGCGGGGAGCTACCAGGTGACGTCTGACAATGTGGTGATGTCTCTGGGGATGAAGCAGGTATCCAATGGCAAAACTGGTCTTCTTGTAAAGTCCAAAAAGATTTCAGATAAGAGTAACATCAGTCAAGTTAAACATATTGAGCAGGTCAAGGAGTGGAAAAACCCTCTACAAGGAGATTTGAGGCAAAGCAGTAAAAATAACAACCACCATGaaattgtggaggaggaggttgtgatgGACTGTACTAGTGGTGGGGACCTGCGTACATATGTCTTCCAGCCACCACCAGAACACAACACACTACCTAAAGTTAACATCAGATCCTCTTGGAATACCATCAACATTGATCTCAAGAGCCTAGAGATGGCATCTGAGCTCATCATTCCAGAGAGCACAAGTGAGGAGACAGTGGAGGGTCCTCTGACTGAGATGAAAACAGAACTAACAAACATGGACACTGGCTGCAAAGAGGTTGTTGGAGACAGTATCAACCCAGAGGAAGTAATAACCATCTGCTCAAACATGGATACTGTCAGTGAAGAAGTGGATAACCCAAGAACCATACAGCCACCTAGTAGTAACCCTGACTGGTTCACTGTTAAAAAGCCCATCAAGTGCTATACTAGATCAGGATATGGTGTTGCTGACCTCCATGATACTGTACATGCTACTACCTCATGTGCCCAACCAGATTCAAAGACAAGCAATAACAGTCAAGGGGTGTATGTTGTTGAGTACGTCGACAGTAATGATGGGCGTCTTGCCAAGGTGTACCGGGCCAATGCCTCCCTTGTTCCCAAGAGTGTCCAGCAGGGATCCATTCAGGTACCACAGGTCATTAGTGTACCCAGCAGAGGGCCAATACCTGTTATCGTTAGTAGTGGGTCAGATAGGCCATCAGCTTCCATTACCGTCCCAGCAAGCTCCATCAGGACCACCTCCAAACAAGTGCCACAAGTTGTGCCAGATGCAGGTCTCCAAGATCCAGCCACTGGAATCAGTTCACCAACCAACAATAGACTAACTACCAGCTACAATAAGGCACTGATTCATAAGCAGGTTGTGAATAATGTGGGGAAAAATAATGCCATCAAGAGCGAGGGTCTCATTTCCTGTAGAGATCCACAAAGCCCAACCGTTACATTGCATTCTTCCCCTTCAGTTGTTGTTACGACAGTCCCACATGTCCCGGAGGCTCAGCAGCTACCAGAAAGTCATGCCAAACTATTCCCATGGTCTTCTCAGCCTCTATCAGATAATAATCAAGTTACCACTTACTCTGTTGGCACTGGTGCAGAGGGAACAGACACACTCAAGAATGATGCATCCAATGTACAGGAAAGGAATCACCTTACCTATCCCCTGATCAATCAGGAAGCAGAGCAGTATGTTGGAGTGCAAGATGACATATTGTTAGAGGATGTTGAGATTATTGAAAGCCTCAATATTGGTGATGACGAAATTATTGTCAGCACAGGGATAGTAGGTGATGGTGTGCAAAGTGTATGTGTGGCAGAGAACTTGAACCAGCTGACAGGGGTTTCTGAGTCAGACAGTGCCAGGGTGGAGGGGCTTGAGCCAcgtgaggcaggtgtgttgcaAAGCACCACCCAGTATGTGGACCAGCTACTTCACCACAACGTGATGGTGACTAATGAACAGAACACATCCACCACACAAgacacctcacctcctcctgtCAACATGGGTGTTGTTCACAAGGTTGCATCAACACTGCAGGCTTAA
- the LOC135091692 gene encoding uncharacterized protein LOC135091692 isoform X2: MKTRRKTHKIGEKVPESKAMSPRPEDSPISSPRTRSPAKGVRTGGVSCAGPDALSMLNMLAEVASVTLHTDPSVTDTSQACRVKAGSTTSRRPSDYDLLTLDHVSGMTDNLLLKLFAEFESNEMWKRFTYTCGMLPAACSKYFQSFGSEHKARSGMKAHLQTHLKSLLEVHKSGQSRQSYLLESVPARKRRLAQQDPTGGRKRGNTGYGRANKSSGTPKTQVRDGDACNKVKKMPPASKEKENEAVRKKDDAPATSEWGSDDAPLDIIKEEIKVVIMSETKPKRKLESGREGKVRAKKVKATANPHIPESDVNDNNNNSDIKPVAKMPVIKQECKKEAERPPIQQVVSHDHGYLKASPVKWDSEQAETRPAEHQPTKESAHRNQTQASSQVAWGGSAMDGSVSCLQVREEQQPEDHSTLLHQHMNEELQGGIMAQECGSAGTPLPVVGCEVEFTPDQHYKVMRSADLPVVYDHNNPSADMDGVAKVIERDEYKVRKKPKGRAKFIGQSKAEKEMALKLITEIRSQSVMALETLECKICHPPRLFTAPSTLLSHYRSHAGIRPYECRICEAVFTRQHSLNYHMLIHTNQTRFTCSDCGRKFRHPSHFKEHRRRHTGESPYECSDCLMRFKTRNTYKRHLRTRHDKLLTTQGTIIILSQEEADRMKKSQGRKPRRPRQPLKIISPEAAAQMEEEQVWTDFEEGDREEEEEEEEEEEEEEEEEEEGPNYGEVLQSSKQKGEAGSYQVTSDNVVMSLGMKQVSNGKTGLLVKSKKISDKSNISQVKHIEQVKEWKNPLQGDLRQSSKNNNHHEIVEEEVVMDCTSGGDLRTYVFQPPPEHNTLPKVNIRSSWNTINIDLKSLEMASELIIPESTSEETVEGPLTEMKTELTNMDTGCKEVVGDSINPEEVITICSNMDTVSEEVDNPRTIQPPSSNPDWFTVKKPIKCYTRSGYGVADLHDTVHATTSCAQPDSKTSNNSQGVYVVEYVDSNDGRLAKVYRANASLVPKSVQQGSIQVPQVISVPSRGPIPVIVSSGSDRPSASITVPASSIRTTSKQVPQVVPDAGLQDPATGISSPTNNRLTTSYNKALIHKQVVNNVGKNNAIKSEGLISCRDPQSPTVTLHSSPSVVVTTVPHVPEAQQLPESHAKLFPWSSQPLSDNNQVTTYSVGTGAEGTDTLKNDASNVQERNHLTYPLINQEAEQYVGVQDDILLEDVEIIESLNIGDDEIIVSTGIVGDGVQSVCVAENLNQLTGVSESDSARVEGLEPREAGVLQSTTQYVDQLLHHNVMVTNEQNTSTTQDTSPPPVNMGVVHKVASTLQA; encoded by the exons ATGAAAACCCGCCGGAAAACCCACAAAATAGGCGAGAAGGTCCCCG AGTCCAAAGCCATGTCCCCCCGTCCGGAAGACTCCCCCATATCCAGTCCCCGCACTCGCTCCCCAGCGAAGGGGGTGAGGACAGGAGGAGTGAGCTGTGCTGGGCCAGATGCTCTCTCTATGCTGAACATGCTGGCTGAGGTGGCATCCGTCACCTTACACACTGATCCTTCCGTCACTGACACCTCCCAGGCTTGCAGGGTGAAG GCCGGTAGCACCACCAGCCGGAGACCCAGTGATTATGACTTGCTCACTCTTGACCATGTGTCAGGCATGACAGACAACCTCCTCCTCAAGCTGTTTGCTGAGTTTGAGTCTAATGAAATGTGGAAGCGCTTCACATACACATGTGGAATGCTGCCTGCTGCCTGTTCCAAGTACTTCCAGAGCTTTGGGAGTGAGCACAAAGCAAGGAGTGGCATGAAGGCTCATCTCCAGACACACCTCAAATCCCTCCTGGAAGTGCACAAGA GTGGTCAGAGCCGGCAGAGCTACTTACTAGAGTCTGTACCAGCTCGAAAGAGACGCCTTGCTCAGCAAGACCCTACAGGAGGCAGAAAGCGTGGCAACACAGGGTATGGTCGGGCCAACAAGTCATCTGGTACTCCAAAGACTCAGGTACGAGATGGAGATGCATGTAACAAGGTGAAGAAGATGCCCCCAGCaagcaaagagaaggaaaatgaagctGTGAGAAAGAAGGATGATGCTCCAGCCACAAGTGAATGGGGCAGTGATGATGCACCCCTGGACATCATCAAGGAGGAGATCAAGGTGGTTATCATGAGTGAGACTAAACCAAAGAGGAAGCTGGAGAGTGGGCGTGAAGGGAAAGTCCGTGCCAAAAAGGTGAAGGCAACTGCTAACCCTCACATCCCTGAAAGTGATgttaatgacaacaacaacaattcagaTATAAAGCCTGTGGCCAAG ATGCCAGTGATAAAACAAGAATGTAAGAAGGAAGCTGAGCGGCCACCCATCCAGCAGGTTGTGTCTCATGACCATGGGTATCTCAAGGCATCTCCAGTGAAGTGGGACTCAGAACAAGCAGAGACAAGACCTGCAGAACACCAACCCACTAAAGAGAGTGCCCACAGGAACCAAACTCAGGCTTCCTCACAG GTGGCTTGGGGTGGAAGTGCAATGGATGGGTCCGTAAGTTGCCTTCAAGTCCGGGAGGAGCAGCAGCCAGAGGACCACTCAACTTTGCTCCACCAGCACATGAATGAGGAGCTGCAGGGAGGAATT ATGGCCCAAGAGTGTGGCAGTGCTGGAACACCCCTGCCAGTTGTGGGCTGTGAGGTTGAATTCACACCAGATCAACACTACAAAGTAATGCGTTCCG CGGATCTTCCTGTAGTGTACGACCACAACAATCCCTCAGCTGACATGGATGGGGTGGCCAAGGTGATTGAGAGGGACGAGTACAAAGTGCGCAAGAAGCCCAAGGGACGAGCAAAGTTCATAGGACAAAGCAAG GCAGAGAAGGAGATGGCCTTGAAGCTGATAACAGAGATCCGATCCCAGTCTGTGATGGCTCTGGAGACGCTGGAGTGCAAGATCTGCCACCCTCCTCGCCTGTTCACGGCCCCGTCCACCTTGCTGTCTCATTACCGCAGCCATGCAG GCATCCGTCCCTATGAGTGCCGCATATGTGAGGCAGTCTTCACGCGGCAGCACTCGCTCAACTACCACATGCTGATCCACACCAACCAGACTCGCTTCACCTGCAGTGACTGCGGCCGCAAGTTCCGTCACCCATCTCACTTCAAGGAGCACCGTCGGCGCCACACAGGAGAGTCGCCCTATGAGTGCTCTGACTGCCTCATGAG GTTCAAGACCAGGAACACTTACAAACGACACTTACGGACTCGGCACGATAAGCTGCTCACCACCCAGGgcaccatcatcatcctgtCACAGGAAGAGGCAGACCGCATGAAGAAATCTCAGGGCCGCAAACCTCGCAGGCCCCGACAGCCCCTCAAAATAATAAGTCCAGAAGCTGCTGCccaaatggaggaggagcaggtatGGACTGATTTTGAGGAAGGGGAccgtgaagaagaggaggaggaggaggaggaagaagaggaggaggaggaagaggaagaggaaggacccAACTATGGTGAGGTACTACAGTCCAGTAAGCAGAAAGGTGAGGCGGGGAGCTACCAGGTGACGTCTGACAATGTGGTGATGTCTCTGGGGATGAAGCAGGTATCCAATGGCAAAACTGGTCTTCTTGTAAAGTCCAAAAAGATTTCAGATAAGAGTAACATCAGTCAAGTTAAACATATTGAGCAGGTCAAGGAGTGGAAAAACCCTCTACAAGGAGATTTGAGGCAAAGCAGTAAAAATAACAACCACCATGaaattgtggaggaggaggttgtgatgGACTGTACTAGTGGTGGGGACCTGCGTACATATGTCTTCCAGCCACCACCAGAACACAACACACTACCTAAAGTTAACATCAGATCCTCTTGGAATACCATCAACATTGATCTCAAGAGCCTAGAGATGGCATCTGAGCTCATCATTCCAGAGAGCACAAGTGAGGAGACAGTGGAGGGTCCTCTGACTGAGATGAAAACAGAACTAACAAACATGGACACTGGCTGCAAAGAGGTTGTTGGAGACAGTATCAACCCAGAGGAAGTAATAACCATCTGCTCAAACATGGATACTGTCAGTGAAGAAGTGGATAACCCAAGAACCATACAGCCACCTAGTAGTAACCCTGACTGGTTCACTGTTAAAAAGCCCATCAAGTGCTATACTAGATCAGGATATGGTGTTGCTGACCTCCATGATACTGTACATGCTACTACCTCATGTGCCCAACCAGATTCAAAGACAAGCAATAACAGTCAAGGGGTGTATGTTGTTGAGTACGTCGACAGTAATGATGGGCGTCTTGCCAAGGTGTACCGGGCCAATGCCTCCCTTGTTCCCAAGAGTGTCCAGCAGGGATCCATTCAGGTACCACAGGTCATTAGTGTACCCAGCAGAGGGCCAATACCTGTTATCGTTAGTAGTGGGTCAGATAGGCCATCAGCTTCCATTACCGTCCCAGCAAGCTCCATCAGGACCACCTCCAAACAAGTGCCACAAGTTGTGCCAGATGCAGGTCTCCAAGATCCAGCCACTGGAATCAGTTCACCAACCAACAATAGACTAACTACCAGCTACAATAAGGCACTGATTCATAAGCAGGTTGTGAATAATGTGGGGAAAAATAATGCCATCAAGAGCGAGGGTCTCATTTCCTGTAGAGATCCACAAAGCCCAACCGTTACATTGCATTCTTCCCCTTCAGTTGTTGTTACGACAGTCCCACATGTCCCGGAGGCTCAGCAGCTACCAGAAAGTCATGCCAAACTATTCCCATGGTCTTCTCAGCCTCTATCAGATAATAATCAAGTTACCACTTACTCTGTTGGCACTGGTGCAGAGGGAACAGACACACTCAAGAATGATGCATCCAATGTACAGGAAAGGAATCACCTTACCTATCCCCTGATCAATCAGGAAGCAGAGCAGTATGTTGGAGTGCAAGATGACATATTGTTAGAGGATGTTGAGATTATTGAAAGCCTCAATATTGGTGATGACGAAATTATTGTCAGCACAGGGATAGTAGGTGATGGTGTGCAAAGTGTATGTGTGGCAGAGAACTTGAACCAGCTGACAGGGGTTTCTGAGTCAGACAGTGCCAGGGTGGAGGGGCTTGAGCCAcgtgaggcaggtgtgttgcaAAGCACCACCCAGTATGTGGACCAGCTACTTCACCACAACGTGATGGTGACTAATGAACAGAACACATCCACCACACAAgacacctcacctcctcctgtCAACATGGGTGTTGTTCACAAGGTTGCATCAACACTGCAGGCTTAA